CAAACGGGGAAGCTTTCAGACCAGCGCTGTGgttgtttgaataatttccCCTTCCCCGGGGATTTTGCTGGGATTTTTCTACAATCGCGGGAATGTTTTGTAGCGCTAATGGTATTGGTGAGTGGCCTAGGCAAACAAAagacaccacacacaaaaacattgcGTATTGATTCTAGAgcttttattaattaaataaaatttgcattcaaaaagaaaatacaaattttGCGTTTGAAGTAGTTCAACGTCAGCGTAAGATGAGGTCCGTATTTCTCTTTGCAAGGCTGTCGCAAGCCGCCCCTATCGCCACCGAACCGGTTTAGGCCGCTGGCTTTTCCTCCGAAACACCGGTGGCAGCCGATGCAACCGACTGTCCATCGTCGCTGTTGTCCTGGCAGGACAGCGACGGGAACTTCTGGTACAGGGCAGCACGGTACTTCGGATGGCTGATGCCGTACACGATCGGGTTGTAGACGGCGTTGGCCTTGGCGAACAGCGAGCCCCAGATGGTGGCCAGCGGGCTGATCGGGGCAGCCTTGAAGATTCCGGTGTAGTTGATGACCAGATACGGCGTCCAGGCCATGAACCAGAGCGAGATGGTGACCAGGGCGACCTTGGCCAGCTTCATCTCGGTGCTGGTGTTCTGGGCTTCCTGCGAGCGCAGCGAGGCGACGTTCATCTTCTTGGCCTGCTCGCGCATGTTCTTCTCGTGGGCCGATACAGCCTAGATGGGTAGGAGAGAGGGGTGTAAGTCGAGTgtaatgtgtatgtgttgtgcggtggcggtggctgtATCTTGCTTAATCCTACTCCGTGCCCTCACCTGGATGATGTAGATGTACGAGTAGATgatgctgaacagaggcaggTAGTACACGAAGCCAGAGTAGATCAGAATGTATGATCGGCTGGTGAAATCCTGCGACAAGTAGTCAGTTCCGCAAGCGGTCATGTTGCCCTCCGGCACGTATCGGTTCCATCCGAACAGAGGAGCCAACGTCCAGAGCAGAGAGAACGCCCAGATGCCCAGAATGCGCAGCAGGGCACCGTTGTTGGTCATCGGCTTGCCCGCGAGACCCTTCACGATGACGTTGTAACGGTCAAAGGCAATCATAGTCATGGTCCAGATCGAGGCACAGCCGAACAGCGATCCAAGCATGGCGTAGAGCTCGCAGGCGAACGGGCCAAAGACCCAGGTCTCGTGCCAGCAGTTGATCACCATCGGAGGGGCCATGGTAAACATCATCAGGAAATCGGAGAAGGCCAGATTGACCACCAGCAGGTTGGAGGGGGTTCGGAGTGCCTTGGTATTGGTGAAGATGTAGATAACGCAACCGTTGCCGAGAATGGAAACGACGCCAAGGACAAAGATGGCAAAGCCCAGGATCGAGTGCCACAGCGGGTTCATCGGCGGGAACTGGTACCAGTGAGCGTCCACCATGTGGAGCATCTCTGGCGGTACCTTATCGACGACGGTGACATTGCTGACGACCGTCTGCGTCCAGGCGCTGAAGTGCGGCTCTGCGAAGGCTGCCATCTCGGTTTCTCTGCGCTGACAGTTTCCTAAAACAAGACACAAAGGCGTGCGATTGTCCACTGACTAGCGTGGTTGGGCCACACCGTACACTGTTCACTGGGTGTTTGGGATGAGCTGAAGAAAATCGCTTTTCAGGGCGAACTACTCCAAGCTTCCTGTAGCTACTTGAGAACTCTACTCAACTGATCACCGGTGTTGTACCAAGGAACAACTCGTCCTTCTGCCGGGTGCGGCAAGCTTTTATAGCGCGAAAAATTGGGCAGACCGCGCTGTACTAATTCGATTAGTGCCGTTTTTGTggcggttttttgtttttgttttgggacgGCAGTACCGCGAACACATTGCCACACGTATTCATAATTTGGAAAACGCTAATCCTTAACGTAATAATTTCGTCCAGTTTTGGTGCTTCTGCCAGCTTATGCGCTTCGTGGTGTTGCCGATGGGCCGGTGCCTAGCACGAGCGACGGATTATACGTCACGGGAAATTGAATTGTGCTTGCAATGTGCATAGCCGCTTCGAGGAATTGGCAATGCACGTGTTCCACATAACACATAGCGTTTCAGAAAGTTTCGGCTGCTAAATTGGTGGCCCAAAAGTGCACCCTGTTCTGACAGTACCAACAAAGAGCATTCATGGGTTCCAGTCCCGAATGGACCTTGCTCCCATACAAAATAGGACTGACTGTCCTGCTATGGGGGCAAATCattaagtcactgaaagccaaggcCATTAGTAGtttaggcaggccttgactgcgaacggttgttgtgccaaagaagaagagaaacccTGTTCATTAAGTAGGCCGAGATGATCACCATAAGAGATCAATACTTAATGGTTTCGTCTTCgaaattattctgttcttttaatagtagtagtagtagtagtatatttgtttatgttataGGTTTTGTTTATGATATTTTGATAACACTGTGCAATTGTATAAAGGGTCTGTATTTAAACTCTCTTTTTTCTAACTTCTctatttgtatttttgattattttctgcttttatttgttttaattcctCGGGATTAGTTAGTAAAAATCCCCTGCAAATCTAAAATCTTATTCTGACTAATTGGTGTACCTATAGTAGGAAAGTTCGTCCTACGTAGGGGTTTTTTCGGAACTTGAACACCTATGACGGGCTCGTGCGTGTTGACTGCTTCTTCTACTTAGCGTAGAAGACAAATTGTAATTTACTTAAAATTAACgatttacttcttcttctatttggcgtaaccgTCCTACGCGGATATGCCGGCCTACTACTATACAGGCTCTCGACAATTAATCCTCTAGTCACGCAAGCCAGATAGTCAGTCAATCCTTGTGCTACGGCGGGATGGTCCATTGGAGTCTTGAACTCATCTTGGCGGGCATgctattgagtcgttcgagttgacgagtGTCCGCCACGGGACTGCCCCATCAACGACTTAAAGGAGCCTTTTTTCTTCCTAGAGACAAGACCCAATATTTAACAAACCAAATCAATCAGCAGTCACGGGGTGTAGAACACATgaattttatgtaatttatttgTCAAATTTTAGCATAGTGCTTGTAAATACTGCATGTTCACAACATTATCACAAtgaatttcaaacaatttaagaattttatTTCGCTGACCCTTCCCCGCCATGATGATGCAGGTGGCCCTCTTTCCACTGACCTGCTAGAATGGTTTAGGTTTCGCATTGATCGGCAGCAGTCGTACAGGAGGCTACGGAGTTCTGATCGGTAGCGTTCTCCTTACGCAGTTGCAGCGCAGGGAAGCGCTTGTACAGAGCGGCCCTATATTTGGGATGACTAATGCCGTACACTATCGGATTGTAGACGGCATTCGCTTTGGCAAATACCGAGCCCCAAATCGTTTGGAGCGGGCTGATGGGGCTGGAATCGATTATGCCGGCGTAGTTAATGACGAGATACGGCGTCCAGGCCATGAACCAGAGCGTGATGGTGACGAGCGCCACTTTGGCCAGCTTAATTTCTGCATTCGTTTTGGACGCATCCGATGACCGCAGGGAGGCAACATTCATCTTTTTCGCTTGCTCCCGCATGTTCCGTTCGTGGGCAGAAACAGCCTGGTTTGGGAAGGAAAAGCAAGTTTAGCCCAAAgttatttgaattttcacGGCAGCATCCCTTACCTTCAGAATGTAGGTATAGCAGTAGATGATGAGCAGCAATGGCAGCCAGTAGACGAACACG
This is a stretch of genomic DNA from Anopheles merus strain MAF chromosome 2R, AmerM5.1, whole genome shotgun sequence. It encodes these proteins:
- the LOC121603721 gene encoding opsin-1-like codes for the protein MAAFAEPHFSAWTQTVVSNVTVVDKVPPEMLHMVDAHWYQFPPMNPLWHSILGFAIFVLGVVSILGNGCVIYIFTNTKALRTPSNLLVVNLAFSDFLMMFTMAPPMVINCWHETWVFGPFACELYAMLGSLFGCASIWTMTMIAFDRYNVIVKGLAGKPMTNNGALLRILGIWAFSLLWTLAPLFGWNRYVPEGNMTACGTDYLSQDFTSRSYILIYSGFVYYLPLFSIIYSYIYIIQAVSAHEKNMREQAKKMNVASLRSQEAQNTSTEMKLAKVALVTISLWFMAWTPYLVINYTGIFKAAPISPLATIWGSLFAKANAVYNPIVYGISHPKYRAALYQKFPSLSCQDNSDDGQSVASAATGVSEEKPAA